From Novosphingobium decolorationis, one genomic window encodes:
- a CDS encoding heavy-metal-associated domain-containing protein has translation MTRSISSFSPRPDRTGAGFISRKTLGYVLAGTAVLGLGGLGVSSLVAQVEGDRGIPPLANSADIQVDGITVDVTGKTGAEARLKGWKEAQNLAWKKLGGPDMPTESIDAMVSSVVIEKEQVGPHRYIATLGVIFDKAKSSQYVGGAGSVARSAPLLVIPVLYSGGVQQVFEVRGPWQRAWAEFQAAATPVDYVRPSGAGGESLILTAGQPGRRSRLWWRTILGQFDASDVLMPMARLERQWPGGPVKGTFTARYGPDNTYLGSFSLEAPSEQALPDMMDQAVERMDGLYREALARGELKPDSTLTGGNAPLERAFAQLREKLLPGGAVPEMPVAEPAVPQAPTLVTEEPAGAPVETVNVQFVTPDAAAVDAGLAAVRGVPGVEGAATVSLAIGGTSVMRVSVRGGSERLASALRAQGWQVSGSGATIRISR, from the coding sequence ATGACACGATCGATTTCCTCCTTCTCACCGCGGCCCGACCGCACGGGCGCGGGCTTTATCTCGCGCAAAACGCTAGGTTATGTGCTGGCTGGCACGGCCGTGCTGGGGCTTGGCGGACTGGGCGTTTCCAGCCTTGTCGCGCAGGTCGAAGGCGATCGCGGTATCCCGCCTCTCGCCAACTCCGCGGATATCCAGGTCGATGGAATCACCGTGGACGTGACCGGCAAAACCGGCGCGGAAGCGCGCCTGAAGGGCTGGAAGGAAGCGCAAAATCTCGCCTGGAAGAAGCTGGGCGGCCCCGACATGCCCACCGAATCGATTGACGCGATGGTCTCTTCGGTCGTGATCGAGAAGGAGCAGGTCGGCCCGCACCGCTACATTGCGACGCTGGGCGTGATCTTCGACAAGGCGAAATCCAGCCAGTACGTCGGCGGCGCAGGCAGCGTCGCCCGTTCCGCGCCCTTGCTGGTGATTCCCGTGCTCTATTCGGGCGGCGTGCAGCAGGTCTTCGAGGTGCGCGGCCCCTGGCAGCGGGCCTGGGCCGAGTTCCAGGCCGCCGCGACTCCGGTCGACTATGTCCGTCCTTCGGGCGCAGGGGGCGAATCGCTCATCCTGACGGCCGGGCAGCCCGGTCGGCGCAGCCGCCTGTGGTGGCGCACGATCCTGGGACAGTTCGACGCTTCGGACGTACTGATGCCCATGGCGCGCCTGGAACGGCAGTGGCCGGGTGGCCCGGTCAAGGGCACCTTCACCGCGCGCTATGGCCCGGACAACACCTATCTTGGCAGTTTCAGCCTTGAAGCGCCGTCCGAGCAGGCTCTGCCCGACATGATGGACCAGGCGGTCGAGCGTATGGACGGTCTCTACCGCGAGGCGCTGGCCCGCGGCGAGCTCAAGCCCGATTCGACCCTGACGGGCGGCAACGCGCCGCTGGAACGCGCGTTCGCACAGTTGCGCGAGAAGCTTCTGCCCGGCGGTGCTGTTCCCGAAATGCCCGTCGCCGAGCCCGCCGTGCCGCAGGCCCCGACTCTCGTGACCGAGGAGCCTGCAGGAGCGCCGGTGGAAACGGTCAATGTCCAGTTCGTGACGCCCGATGCCGCCGCGGTCGATGCAGGCCTTGCCGCCGTGCGCGGTGTGCCCGGCGTCGAGGGCGCGGCCACGGTCAGTCTCGCGATCGGGGGGACCTCGGTCATGCGGGTCTCGGTGCGGGGCGGTTCGGAACGCCTCGCCAGCGCTTTGCGGGCGCAGGGTTGGCAGGTGTCCGGTTCGGGCGCGACCATCCGGATTTCGCGGTAG
- the purN gene encoding phosphoribosylglycinamide formyltransferase produces MADTPGISGAQAGIEKAKVAVLISGSGTNMAALLYASRAADCPYEIVLVASNDPEAKGLALAAAEGVATFAHSHKGMKRAEHDAVMDKAIRDSGAEWVALAGYMRILTPGFVSGWADRMVNIHPSLLPKYTGLHTHERAIEAGDSHGGVTVHLVTAELDDGPILGQTPVAIVPGDTPDTLGARVLIAEHQLYSRCLARLVSRERDPAWLLERVRELALTLPEAEERESHGSPGWRVGGKYFAHFNDQHHGTAHIALLARTSGVDEIETLTERNPEAYFKPAYYGASGWVGVILNRPGVDWDSVREWLERSWRSAAPKRLTRLQDAAEEF; encoded by the coding sequence TTGGCTGACACCCCCGGCATTTCCGGCGCGCAGGCAGGCATCGAGAAGGCAAAGGTCGCTGTCCTCATCTCGGGCAGCGGCACCAACATGGCGGCCCTTCTCTACGCCAGCCGCGCGGCGGACTGCCCTTACGAGATCGTGCTGGTCGCCTCGAACGATCCGGAGGCCAAGGGCCTTGCCTTGGCCGCCGCCGAGGGCGTGGCGACCTTTGCCCATTCGCACAAGGGCATGAAGCGCGCCGAGCACGACGCGGTGATGGACAAGGCCATCCGCGACAGCGGGGCCGAATGGGTTGCCCTTGCAGGCTACATGCGGATCCTGACACCCGGCTTCGTGTCGGGCTGGGCGGACCGGATGGTCAACATCCACCCCTCGCTCCTGCCCAAGTACACGGGCCTTCACACCCATGAACGCGCGATCGAAGCGGGCGACAGCCATGGCGGCGTCACCGTCCACCTCGTCACCGCCGAACTCGACGACGGTCCGATCCTGGGCCAGACGCCGGTGGCCATCGTGCCCGGCGACACACCCGACACACTGGGCGCCCGCGTCCTCATCGCCGAGCACCAGCTCTATTCACGCTGCCTGGCGAGGCTCGTCAGCCGCGAGCGCGATCCTGCCTGGCTGCTCGAACGGGTCCGCGAACTGGCGCTCACGCTGCCCGAGGCGGAAGAACGCGAATCGCACGGCAGCCCGGGATGGCGCGTAGGCGGCAAGTACTTCGCCCACTTCAACGACCAGCACCACGGCACTGCGCACATCGCCCTCCTCGCGCGCACCAGCGGCGTGGACGAGATCGAGACACTGACAGAGCGCAACCCCGAAGCCTATTTCAAGCCCGCCTATTACGGCGCGTCGGGCTGGGTCGGGGTCATCCTCAATCGTCCGGGCGTGGACTGGGACAGCGTGCGCGAATGGCTCGAACGCAGCTGGCGCAGCGCCGCTCCCAAGCGGCTGACGCGCCTGCAGGACGCCGCCGAGGAATTCTAG
- a CDS encoding DUF2794 domain-containing protein, with the protein MSGPVGNSNTPDASIVAFPGRRPLQIAFDRFELQKILNLYGRMVAAGFWRDYAMNFEKDAAHFSAFRRAAERPQARIEKRPALRGKQGMWTLFGESGQVLKRGHELSGVLSPLERKLLKVVD; encoded by the coding sequence GTGTCGGGACCTGTTGGAAATTCGAACACTCCAGATGCCAGTATCGTCGCGTTCCCCGGGCGCAGGCCTCTCCAGATCGCGTTCGACCGCTTCGAACTGCAGAAGATCCTGAACCTCTATGGCCGCATGGTCGCGGCCGGGTTCTGGCGTGACTACGCGATGAACTTCGAGAAGGATGCGGCGCACTTCTCCGCGTTTCGCCGCGCGGCCGAACGGCCCCAGGCGCGGATCGAGAAGCGGCCTGCGCTGCGAGGCAAGCAGGGCATGTGGACGCTTTTTGGCGAATCGGGCCAGGTACTGAAGCGCGGGCACGAACTGTCCGGCGTCCTCAGCCCACTGGAACGCAAGCTGCTCAAGGTCGTCGACTAA
- the epsC gene encoding serine O-acetyltransferase EpsC: MLGKLVRYLDSVVARDPAPRSRWEVLLYPGVWALFFHKISHRLFNARLFFLARAVNHFSRFMTAIDIHPGATIGKNFFIDHGFTVIGETAHIGDNVTIYQCVTLGGSNPTNGVGGKRHPTLEDNVIVGSGAQIIGPVTIGKRARIGASAVVTESVPEGATMIGVKARSTLVTAETYSKKFMPYGTPCREPCEPAPNQRVDELEEQIEALRKEVAMMTQALGAAHEALERAAQTPSEPACKGV; the protein is encoded by the coding sequence ATGTTGGGAAAACTCGTCCGTTACCTCGATTCCGTAGTCGCGCGCGATCCTGCGCCGCGGTCGCGTTGGGAAGTCCTGCTCTATCCGGGCGTCTGGGCGCTGTTCTTCCACAAGATCTCGCACCGGCTTTTCAACGCGCGGCTCTTTTTCCTCGCGCGCGCGGTGAACCACTTTTCGCGCTTCATGACCGCAATCGACATCCATCCGGGTGCGACCATCGGCAAGAACTTCTTCATCGACCACGGCTTTACCGTGATCGGGGAGACCGCGCATATCGGCGACAACGTCACGATCTACCAGTGCGTGACGCTGGGCGGCTCGAACCCGACCAACGGTGTGGGGGGCAAGCGCCACCCGACCCTGGAAGACAATGTCATCGTCGGTTCGGGCGCGCAGATCATCGGGCCTGTCACCATCGGCAAGCGCGCGCGCATCGGTGCGAGCGCGGTGGTGACCGAGAGCGTGCCCGAAGGCGCGACCATGATCGGCGTCAAGGCCCGCTCCACGCTGGTGACGGCCGAGACGTATTCCAAGAAGTTCATGCCCTATGGCACGCCCTGCCGCGAGCCGTGTGAGCCGGCGCCCAACCAGCGCGTGGATGAACTGGAAGAGCAGATCGAGGCGCTGCGCAAGGAAGTGGCGATGATGACCCAGGCCCTGGGCGCGGCGCACGAAGCGCTCGAGCGTGCGGCCCAGACGCCCAGTGAACCGGCCTGCAAGGGAGTTTGA
- the purQ gene encoding phosphoribosylformylglycinamidine synthase subunit PurQ gives MAFRSAVITFPGSNCDRDMAVALEKVSGEACTRVWHGDSDLPEGLDFIALPGGFSYGDYLRCGAIASRSPIMQAVIAAADKGVPVLGVCNGFQVLTESGLLPGALLRNSVIRFVCRDVTLKVENATSLFTSGYSAGQEISIPVAHHDGNYFADDATLDRLEGEGQVAFRYAEDINGSARAIAGVLNAKGNVLGMMPHPERAIEDTHGGSDGRALFESAIKSLIGA, from the coding sequence ATGGCGTTCCGCTCGGCCGTCATCACGTTCCCGGGCTCCAACTGCGACCGCGACATGGCGGTGGCTCTGGAGAAGGTCTCGGGAGAAGCGTGCACCCGCGTGTGGCACGGGGATTCCGATCTGCCGGAAGGGCTCGATTTCATCGCGCTTCCCGGTGGCTTCTCTTACGGCGATTACCTGCGCTGCGGCGCGATCGCCTCGCGTTCACCGATCATGCAGGCGGTCATTGCGGCTGCCGACAAGGGCGTGCCGGTGCTGGGCGTGTGCAACGGCTTCCAGGTGCTGACCGAAAGCGGTCTCCTGCCCGGCGCACTGCTGCGCAACTCGGTGATCCGCTTCGTGTGCCGTGACGTCACGCTCAAGGTCGAGAACGCGACCTCGCTGTTCACCTCGGGCTACAGCGCAGGCCAGGAGATCTCGATCCCTGTTGCGCACCATGACGGCAACTACTTCGCCGACGATGCAACCCTCGACCGTCTCGAGGGCGAGGGCCAGGTGGCCTTCCGCTACGCCGAGGACATCAACGGCTCGGCCCGCGCGATTGCGGGTGTCCTGAACGCCAAGGGCAACGTCCTTGGCATGATGCCGCACCCTGAGCGCGCGATCGAGGATACCCACGGCGGCAGCGACGGTCGCGCGCTGTTCGAAAGCGCGATCAAGAGCCTCATCGGCGCCTGA
- a CDS encoding ATPase, which yields MPKQIALPLSASSDSPPRIVVGEANAAAIDALTDPGRWPFHTAILYGPPRSGKSLLGNWFADGGGGVVIDNAETVDEDVLFHAWNRAQETGQALLLITNRKRAPQKKGKAKAAAKPRAPARSRAKKNDGLWHVGLPDLASRLGAALQLEIEEPDDEMLAELIDVHAQMRHLVLDPSASAYLVPRAVRSHLGAERLVAAIDRLSLERKQPPTLAIWREALAEFGKSAQT from the coding sequence ATGCCCAAGCAGATTGCCCTTCCGCTGTCCGCCTCGAGCGACAGCCCGCCGCGTATCGTGGTGGGCGAGGCCAACGCGGCCGCCATCGACGCGCTGACCGATCCGGGCCGCTGGCCCTTCCACACTGCGATTCTCTATGGCCCGCCACGTTCGGGCAAATCGCTGCTGGGCAACTGGTTTGCCGATGGCGGGGGCGGCGTTGTGATCGACAATGCCGAGACAGTGGACGAGGACGTGCTGTTCCACGCCTGGAACCGCGCGCAGGAAACCGGCCAGGCGCTGCTCCTCATTACCAACCGCAAGCGTGCGCCCCAGAAGAAGGGGAAAGCCAAGGCTGCGGCCAAGCCCAGGGCGCCTGCAAGGTCCCGGGCAAAGAAGAACGACGGGCTGTGGCACGTGGGCCTGCCCGATCTCGCCTCGCGCCTGGGCGCGGCGCTCCAGCTGGAAATCGAGGAGCCGGACGACGAGATGCTCGCCGAGCTGATCGACGTTCACGCGCAGATGCGCCACCTCGTTCTCGACCCTTCGGCAAGTGCCTATCTTGTACCCAGGGCCGTGCGTAGCCATCTGGGGGCCGAACGTCTGGTCGCAGCCATCGACCGGCTCAGTCTCGAGCGCAAGCAACCGCCCACTCTGGCGATCTGGCGCGAGGCACTGGCCGAGTTCGGCAAGAGCGCTCAGACCTGA
- a CDS encoding SDR family NAD(P)-dependent oxidoreductase, which translates to MPISFADQVAIVTGAGTGLGRAYALELARRGAKVLVNDLGSSPDGRGGSDSAARVVEEIRASGGEALADSGDVSDFAQMEAMAARAQEAWGAIHILINNAGTLRDRTFHKMDMADFEAVVRVNLLGSAYATKAVWATMREQAYGRVLMTTSSTGLGGNFGQANYGAAKAGVLGLARTLRLEGAKYDIRVNSIAPTAGTRLTADIFPDEAYDAFSPETVVPAALFLVSRDAPSDAVIGASGGVFQGAYVTMNEGVLLSPEDCTPEAIAAAWDEIDTHRGLRVLENGMEQSHRALSRLSRKG; encoded by the coding sequence ATGCCCATTTCCTTTGCCGACCAGGTTGCCATCGTCACTGGCGCCGGAACCGGCCTTGGTCGCGCCTACGCGCTGGAACTGGCGCGGCGCGGCGCGAAGGTGCTCGTGAACGACCTCGGCTCCTCGCCCGATGGTCGCGGCGGCTCGGACAGTGCGGCCCGCGTGGTCGAGGAGATCCGCGCGAGCGGCGGCGAGGCGCTGGCCGATTCGGGCGATGTCTCCGACTTTGCCCAGATGGAAGCCATGGCCGCACGCGCGCAGGAAGCCTGGGGCGCGATCCATATCCTCATCAACAATGCGGGCACCTTGCGCGACCGCACCTTCCACAAGATGGACATGGCCGACTTCGAGGCGGTGGTTCGCGTGAACCTGCTGGGCAGCGCCTATGCCACCAAGGCGGTCTGGGCGACCATGCGCGAGCAGGCCTATGGCCGGGTGCTGATGACAACCTCCTCGACCGGCCTTGGCGGCAATTTCGGCCAGGCCAACTACGGCGCGGCCAAGGCCGGTGTGCTGGGTCTTGCCCGCACCTTGCGCCTTGAGGGTGCCAAGTACGACATCCGCGTCAATTCGATTGCGCCCACGGCCGGAACCCGCCTGACCGCCGATATCTTCCCGGATGAGGCTTATGACGCCTTCAGCCCCGAGACCGTGGTTCCGGCGGCCCTTTTCCTCGTCTCGCGCGATGCCCCGAGCGACGCGGTCATCGGCGCGAGCGGCGGCGTGTTCCAGGGCGCCTATGTGACCATGAACGAAGGCGTGCTGCTGTCACCCGAGGACTGCACGCCCGAAGCCATCGCCGCGGCCTGGGACGAGATCGACACGCACCGGGGCCTGCGGGTGCTGGAAAACGGCATGGAGCAATCGCACCGCGCGCTCTCACGCCTCAGCCGTAAAGGTTAG
- the purM gene encoding phosphoribosylformylglycinamidine cyclo-ligase, translating into MSDDNSQKSYSYEQAGVSIAAGNALVKAIAPMARATARPGADADLGGFGGFFDPKAAGYKDPLLVAANDGVGTKVKLAIDHDRHDHIGIDLVAMCVNDLIVQGAEPLFFLDYFATGKLENGVAERVVAGIAEGCKISGCALIGGETAEMPGMYAAGDYDLAGFCVGAVERGEQLTGEKVQEGDVLLGLASSGVHSNGYSLVRRLAEDKGWKLDRPALFDQETLLIDALIAPTRIYVKSLLPFIRSGRIHALAHITGGGLLENIPRVLPKGLHARIDADAWTQPRLMAFLQAQGNIEPAEMARTFNCGIGMVLAVSADEAASLKSDLEAAGETVHVIGAIEAGEKGCTVQGSAEAWSAREPWQAVHLG; encoded by the coding sequence ATGTCCGACGATAACTCTCAGAAGAGCTACTCCTACGAGCAGGCCGGTGTGTCGATCGCCGCCGGCAATGCGCTCGTCAAAGCCATCGCACCGATGGCGCGTGCCACCGCCCGTCCGGGCGCCGATGCCGACCTGGGCGGCTTCGGAGGCTTCTTCGACCCCAAGGCAGCCGGGTACAAGGACCCGCTGCTGGTCGCCGCGAACGACGGCGTGGGTACGAAGGTCAAGCTGGCCATCGACCATGACCGCCACGACCACATCGGCATCGACCTCGTCGCCATGTGCGTGAACGACCTTATCGTCCAGGGCGCCGAGCCCCTCTTCTTCCTTGATTACTTCGCCACCGGAAAACTCGAGAACGGCGTTGCCGAGCGCGTCGTCGCGGGCATTGCCGAGGGCTGCAAGATTTCGGGCTGCGCGCTCATCGGTGGCGAAACCGCCGAGATGCCGGGCATGTACGCGGCCGGTGACTACGATCTCGCCGGCTTCTGCGTCGGTGCCGTCGAGCGTGGCGAACAGCTGACCGGCGAGAAGGTCCAGGAAGGCGACGTCCTCCTCGGCCTGGCGTCCTCGGGCGTCCATTCGAACGGCTATTCGCTCGTGCGCCGCCTCGCCGAAGACAAGGGCTGGAAGCTCGACCGTCCGGCCCTGTTCGACCAGGAAACCCTGCTGATCGACGCGCTGATCGCGCCCACGCGCATCTACGTGAAGAGCCTGCTGCCGTTCATCCGTTCGGGCCGCATCCACGCGCTGGCGCACATCACCGGCGGTGGCCTCCTTGAAAACATCCCGCGCGTCCTGCCCAAGGGCCTTCATGCCCGCATCGATGCCGACGCCTGGACGCAGCCGCGCCTGATGGCCTTCCTCCAGGCCCAGGGCAACATCGAGCCCGCCGAGATGGCCCGCACCTTCAACTGCGGCATCGGCATGGTCCTGGCCGTCAGCGCCGACGAAGCCGCCTCGCTCAAGAGCGACCTCGAAGCCGCGGGCGAGACCGTCCACGTGATCGGCGCCATCGAGGCTGGCGAAAAGGGCTGCACCGTGCAAGGGTCGGCCGAAGCCTGGTCCGCGCGCGAGCCCTGGCAGGCCGTACACCTTGGCTGA
- the purS gene encoding phosphoribosylformylglycinamidine synthase subunit PurS: MKVRVHVSLKPGVLDPQGRAIHHSLEGLGFSGVNDVRAGRLIELDVEEGVSDEALDDMCKKLLANMVIENYRIEKVAA, translated from the coding sequence ATGAAAGTCCGCGTCCACGTCAGCCTCAAGCCCGGTGTCCTCGATCCGCAGGGCCGCGCGATCCACCACTCGCTCGAAGGGCTCGGCTTCTCGGGCGTCAACGACGTGCGGGCCGGTCGCCTGATCGAGCTCGATGTCGAGGAGGGCGTCTCCGACGAAGCGCTCGACGACATGTGCAAGAAGCTCCTCGCCAACATGGTGATCGAGAACTACCGCATCGAGAAGGTGGCCGCCTGA
- a CDS encoding putative bifunctional diguanylate cyclase/phosphodiesterase, producing MTKKNSHQTRALPSRLPTLAILGLIDPKDDEGDWERLRGLQFQGLQQASTIRRVTQITAMLAIVVICFGKVPLLPLAGWFAVSGFSLWHSYTMFKRLIGSDRRGISRSEINRLLHGVGLNALAWTVPLTTFGGLGDLSLRFQIWAILAVMLTASALLMPAVPMAALFFGVLIGGSSAVFFLITGSFEMALISLAMAAITIWGAIESATRYLNAKVAEAGISEKDEVVSMLLREYEENEADWLWQTDTKRRVRAVSPRFAFALGREASEIEGMPFVELIAGASWQDDEVHPSLRELAERIKRRESFSNLLVRVTVQGRPRWWELSGTPKLDSNGIFTGFRGVGSDETEARESSDKIAYLARYDALTGLPNRMMLTEALDEALAYSSTWRTRCAFLMIDLDRFKAVNDTLGHLVGDQLLARVSDRIREQMGESEMCGRLGGDEFAIVMRDVSDAGRVSILARRVIDRLAQPYEIDNHTLYVGASIGSACGPQDGADVETLMRNADLALYRAKDLGGNVHHRYEPALHAHAEERRKLESALRHALERNEFVLNFQPVVDATDESVVSFEALVRWHSREHGFVSPAKFIPLAEDTRLIVPIGEWVLREACRQAVNWPENVRVAVNVSGEQLLDSNFATSVVNALAESGLAPNRLEIEVTESIFLRDGTTANHVLERIMALGCGVALDDFGTGYSSLGYLRKLRFSTIKVDRSFVQSAATGNAESIAIIRAVVAMAESLDMSTTAEGAETEHEVQLIRELGCRKIQGYFFGRPMSTEDARALFQNPHYLERQSVA from the coding sequence GTGACGAAGAAAAATTCCCATCAGACCCGCGCCCTTCCCAGCCGTCTGCCCACCCTCGCCATCCTTGGTCTGATCGACCCCAAGGACGACGAGGGCGACTGGGAGCGGCTGCGCGGCCTCCAGTTCCAGGGGCTGCAGCAGGCCTCGACGATCCGGCGCGTCACCCAGATCACCGCAATGCTGGCCATCGTTGTGATCTGCTTCGGCAAGGTCCCACTCCTCCCCCTCGCAGGATGGTTCGCCGTCTCCGGATTCTCGCTGTGGCATAGCTACACCATGTTCAAGCGCCTCATCGGATCGGATCGGCGCGGCATTTCGCGCAGTGAGATCAACCGCCTGCTTCATGGCGTGGGCCTAAACGCGCTTGCCTGGACCGTGCCGCTGACCACGTTCGGAGGCCTTGGCGACCTCTCCCTGCGCTTCCAGATATGGGCGATCCTCGCCGTCATGCTCACCGCTTCGGCCCTGCTCATGCCGGCCGTGCCGATGGCGGCGCTCTTTTTCGGCGTTCTGATCGGCGGCTCCTCGGCGGTGTTCTTTCTCATCACCGGCTCCTTCGAGATGGCGCTCATCAGCCTTGCCATGGCGGCGATCACGATCTGGGGCGCTATCGAGAGCGCGACCCGCTATCTCAATGCCAAGGTGGCCGAGGCTGGCATCTCCGAGAAGGACGAAGTGGTCTCGATGCTCCTGCGCGAATACGAGGAGAACGAGGCCGACTGGCTGTGGCAGACCGACACCAAGCGCCGGGTCCGGGCGGTCTCGCCGCGCTTCGCCTTCGCGCTCGGCCGCGAGGCCAGCGAGATCGAGGGCATGCCCTTCGTCGAACTGATCGCAGGTGCCAGCTGGCAGGACGATGAGGTTCACCCCAGCCTTCGCGAACTGGCCGAGCGGATCAAGCGCCGGGAAAGCTTCTCCAACCTGCTTGTCCGTGTGACCGTCCAGGGCCGCCCGCGCTGGTGGGAACTGTCCGGCACGCCCAAGCTCGATTCGAATGGGATCTTCACCGGATTTCGCGGCGTCGGCTCGGACGAGACCGAAGCGCGCGAAAGTTCGGACAAGATTGCCTACCTCGCCCGCTACGACGCCCTCACCGGCCTCCCCAACCGGATGATGCTGACCGAAGCGCTGGACGAGGCCCTCGCCTACTCGTCCACGTGGCGTACACGCTGTGCCTTCCTGATGATCGACCTCGATCGCTTCAAGGCGGTCAACGATACGCTGGGGCATCTCGTGGGCGACCAGCTCCTGGCCCGGGTCTCGGATCGCATCCGCGAGCAGATGGGTGAGAGCGAGATGTGCGGACGCCTGGGCGGTGACGAATTCGCCATCGTGATGCGCGATGTGTCCGATGCCGGCCGGGTCTCCATCCTCGCGCGCCGCGTGATCGACCGGCTTGCCCAGCCCTACGAGATCGACAACCACACCCTCTACGTCGGAGCCTCGATCGGATCGGCCTGTGGCCCCCAGGACGGCGCGGATGTCGAGACGCTGATGCGCAACGCCGACCTTGCACTTTACCGCGCCAAGGACCTGGGCGGCAACGTGCACCACCGCTACGAACCCGCGCTCCACGCCCATGCCGAGGAGCGCCGCAAGCTCGAATCCGCCTTGCGTCATGCGCTTGAACGCAACGAATTCGTGCTGAACTTCCAGCCCGTCGTCGACGCCACCGACGAAAGCGTCGTGAGCTTCGAGGCCCTCGTGCGCTGGCACAGCCGCGAACACGGTTTCGTCAGCCCGGCCAAGTTCATTCCGCTTGCCGAAGACACCCGCCTCATCGTCCCCATCGGCGAATGGGTGCTGCGCGAGGCCTGTCGCCAGGCCGTGAACTGGCCCGAGAACGTACGCGTCGCCGTCAATGTCTCGGGCGAACAGCTGCTCGATTCGAACTTCGCGACAAGCGTGGTCAACGCGCTGGCCGAAAGCGGCCTCGCCCCGAACCGGCTCGAGATCGAGGTCACCGAAAGCATCTTCCTTCGCGACGGCACGACCGCAAACCACGTCCTCGAACGCATCATGGCGCTGGGCTGCGGGGTCGCGCTCGACGACTTCGGGACCGGCTATTCCTCGCTCGGATACCTTCGCAAGCTGCGCTTCTCGACGATCAAGGTCGACCGCTCCTTCGTACAGAGCGCGGCCACCGGCAACGCCGAGAGCATCGCCATCATCCGCGCCGTGGTTGCCATGGCCGAGAGCCTCGACATGTCGACGACCGCCGAAGGTGCCGAGACCGAGCACGAGGTGCAGCTGATCCGCGAGCTGGGCTGCCGCAAGATCCAGGGCTACTTCTTCGGCCGCCCGATGAGCACCGAGGATGCGCGCGCGCTCTTCCAGAACCCCCACTACCTCGAACGCCAGAGCGTCGCCTGA